agaaaatatagaggacaattgcgtttatgcaaagttcaagaatgagaaatacattttcctagtcttgtatgtggatgacatcttgctcgctagcagtgatgttaatctactactagaaacaaagaagttcttatcctcaaagtttgatatgaaggatctcggtgaagcttcgttcgtcctagaaatagagattcaccgagatagagaaaatgaggttttaggattatcacaaaaggcatacttagaaaaagttctaaagaaatacagtatataaaattataagtcttcacctgctcccatagtcaagggcgacagatatgagaaatttcaatgtcccaggaaccaatataagatcgatcaaatgaaggTGGTCCATATAGTTCAGCTATCAAAAGTttgcagtatgctcaagtgtgtactcgctctgacttagcatttgttaccgggttacttgacagatatcagagtaatccagaaatagaacactggaaattagtaaagaaagttttgcgttacctgcaaggtatgaagggtctcatgctaacatacagaagatctgattccctgcacatataggggtatacagattctgattatgtgggagatgacagaaagtccacgtcaggatacatattcactctcgtaggaggagctatatcgtggaaaagatcaaagcaaaccgtcactacatcgtccataatgtatgctgagtttgtggcatgttatgaggccacagggcaggtgaattggctgaagaaattcatgcccgggttgaaagtggtagacgacataaataaaccactcaagttataccgCGATAATAATCCAAcaatatgttatgctcacaacaatgtGTCAAgtagtgctgccaaacacattgacacaaagtattatgttgtgaaaaatAAAGTCtgagatcatataattagtcttgagcatataagaatagaaaagatgcttgcggatccgcttacaaaaggcttaccacctagcatgttcagagaacacttagccgacatgggtttaaggaaaagcctatgattcctggataataatggcctagttgagaatctgtttcaagacagagaggtgcattgtagctgtttaatctaatgacaACTGACCGTAACGATgagacacgctctatgcactgatctgtgatagaataggaacaagataaagtaagtaagttaagtttaagtcataaggtgagattaaGGGGAAGAAGGCGGCTGCTGCGTGCGTTAGGGTTCGTCGAAGCTCTGGCGAACCCTAGCACCATGGCGGGGCGGTTGTCAGCGGCGGGGGCGAGCACGATGAGGACGGGTCGAGGAGCGAGAGGTGCTTGACGACGAGGTCGACGCTCGCCGGCGGCAgggaaggaggtggaggtgggggAGGAAGGGCGCCCGCGAGAGATAGACGAATGTCACGCCTTAACGTCCTCCTTTACCTTGTACATACAATAAATAAACACCTAAAATATCGTTTCTCTCTTCTAGCTCAAAAAAAAGGCTGAAATGTTTCTCACTGATCTTCGTATAAAAACTTAGCATAAATTTTACCAATTCTAACATAAAATGATATCAACTGTCATGTCCAAACGTGCCCTAAATATCAGTGGACATGGAAAAAGATCAAATGTGGCGAGCAGGTATGGTCGCGCGCACAAACGAAAAATTTTGTGTCTCGTACACCGGACAATATCCAAATAGGTCCGTGGAATCCGAGCCCACACAATCGGGACCGCGCGTTCCAGATCCGACGGCCCGAAGCGAGACGACTACCGCCGCGGGGAGAAGCAGTGTGCGGCCGCAGCCCGCAGGAGGCTAATAATTGGCGGCCCGGGTTTCGCCCTCTCTCACCCATCACCGCGAAGAACACAAAACACAAGTAGGGTTAGGAaggcgacgcggcggcggcggcggcggcgggcggcgagcggcgagcggcgagagcgtgaggaggaggaggaggaggaggaggaggaggaggaggaggggtcgGCCATGACGGGGAAGGCGAAGCCGAAGAAGCACACGGCGAAGGAGATCGCCGAGAAGATCGCCGCGGCGACGACGAACCGCGGCGGCGGCAAGGCTGGGCAGGCGGACCGGCTGGGGCAGGACAAGGGTGGGCACGCGAAGCTGGCGTGCCCACTCTGCCGCATCCCGGCGCCCGACATCAAGTCTATGCAGATCCACCATGAGGCGCGCCACCCCAAGCTTCCCTtcgagccggagaagctcgtcaACCTGCACTCCTCCGCCCCCGCCGAGGCCACCACCTCCAAGCCCAAGCCCGGCGTCCGCGGCAGCCTCAAGAAGTAGCTTGCTGGCTGgcttgcctgcctgcctgcttgGGGTAATTCCCTTCAATTTCAATCCCATCCACCGACCCGATCTATAAACAATCAAACTACCGACCTCTGGACTCCGGTCCGGTGGTGGCTGCCGCAGTCGGCCTGCGGTGTACTGTTAGTCTGCTGCTGCTTTTCGTTGTCATACTGCTGGTACATGTGTTATGTGATAGATGTGTCAACTATATCTCGTCGCCGGCAACTCTGGCATGTTTAAGTATGTGTTGCTGCTCCGTGATGCCAGCGACGGCTGCTAGTAATGTTAATGTCGATCGGGTCTCCTTGAACAATGGCGGAAATCTGTTGCTTGTTTACTTTCTTTTAATGGCAAGTAAAGTTtattaattgggaattcttttgttCGCTGTTTAATACTGTCAGCTGAGGGTTACGGGTTTCATTTTCATGAGGCGGATCTTATCTTGTCATAGGTATAAATAATTCGTATTGTTGGATGTGCTCGGCTAGCCCAAAtcttcacctgctttgcttatgCCTTGGACTAGCGAGGAGAGTTACCTTTGTTTACGACTGGACAATTGTTAGGCCTAGTTGTTATTGGTTTGTGACTAGAAATGAAAGGCAGTTGTCTAGTTTGAGTCATATGCAAATGCTGGAGTTCGTTAGTGATTTCAGTTCCTCACCACATTGTTAAGTATATGTCTTGAGTTCATCGCTAGACTATGTTTAGTATTTTTGCATGGGTACTGGTTTCCTAGATCCCAACATCCAAAGTGCTGAAAGGCATTCATGAGAGATGAATAACGTAACGGATAACCAATTTTCCATGCACTCCCTCCCTCCTTTTATATTTTGAGGTAACCGACATAAAAGGCGGGAGGGAGTATCTTTTGTTTAAAATGCTGGAGTAACGCCATATTAATGACAGTCTTCCTGAGACAGTTGGCTGCCTGGCTGGCTCGCTTGCCTGTTTGGGTAATTCCCTTCGATTTCAATCCGATCCACCAACCTGATCTATAATGAATCAAACTACCGGCCTCCGGTCCGGTGGCGGCTGCCACAGTCGGCCTGCGGTGTACTGTTAGTCTGCTGCTGCTTTTCGTTGTTATACTGTTGATACATGTGTCATGTGATAGATGTGTCAACTATATATCAATCTCGTCGCCGGCAACTCTGGCATGTTTAACTGTGTGTCGCTGCTCTGATGCCGGTGACGGCTGCTAGTACTGTTGATGTTGATCGGGTCTCCTTGAACAATGGCAGAAATCTATTGCTTGTTTACTTTCATCTATCTAATGGCAAGTAAAGTTAATGaattgggaattcttttgttCGTTGTTTAATACTGTCAGCTGAGAGTTAAGGGTTTCATTTTCATGATGCAGATCTTATCTTGTCATAGTAGGTATAAATAATCGTATTGTTGGATAAGCTCGGCTAGCCCAAATCTTCAGCTGCTTTGCTTATGCCTTGGACGAGCGAGGAGGGTTGCCTTTGTTTACGACTGGACAATTGTTAGGGGCCTAGTTGTTAGGTTTATGTATTGTGACTAGAAATGAAAGGCATTTGTCTAGTTTGAGTCATATGCAAATGCTGGAGTTCGTTACTGATTTCAGTTCCTCTTCACATGGTTAAGTATATGTCTTGAGTTCGTTGCTAGACTAAGTTTACTATTTTTGCATGGGTACTAGTTTCCTAGATCCCAACTTCCAAAGTGCTGAAAGGCATTCATGAGAGATGAGTAACGTAATGGATAAGCAATTAACCATGTACTCCCACCCTCCTTTTATATTTTGAGCTAACCGCCGCTAACCGACATAAAAGGCGGGAGGGAGTATCTTTTGTTTAAAATGCTGGAGTGACGCCATATTAATGACTATGCTAATTATTTGTTGTTGTCTTCCTGAGA
The nucleotide sequence above comes from Miscanthus floridulus cultivar M001 chromosome 18, ASM1932011v1, whole genome shotgun sequence. Encoded proteins:
- the LOC136521048 gene encoding protein METHYLENE BLUE SENSITIVITY 1-like; the encoded protein is MTGKAKPKKHTAKEIAEKIAAATTNRGGGKAGQADRLGQDKGGHAKLACPLCRIPAPDIKSMQIHHEARHPKLPFEPEKLVNLHSSAPAEATTSKPKPGVRGSLKK